Proteins found in one Haloferax litoreum genomic segment:
- a CDS encoding Hsp20/alpha crystallin family protein — MVRDDRDDPFDNIFDEIERMMNDMTGGDAGFASETHIDVYDEGSTLRLVADLPGVDKDAIDLKCDGETLTISAAGDRREFDERIRLPARVDEHSAKATFNNGVLQVTFDRAEDSAAIDVE, encoded by the coding sequence ATGGTCAGAGACGACCGCGACGACCCGTTCGACAACATCTTCGATGAAATCGAACGGATGATGAACGACATGACCGGAGGAGACGCTGGATTCGCCTCCGAAACCCACATCGACGTGTACGATGAGGGTTCTACACTCCGACTCGTCGCGGACCTTCCAGGCGTCGACAAAGACGCTATCGACCTCAAGTGCGATGGAGAGACGCTGACTATCAGCGCCGCCGGTGACCGCCGCGAGTTCGACGAACGTATCCGCCTCCCGGCACGCGTCGACGAACACTCCGCGAAGGCCACCTTCAACAACGGCGTCCTGCAAGTCACGTTCGACCGCGCTGAGGATTCTGCCGCCATCGACGTCGAGTAA
- the gap gene encoding type I glyceraldehyde-3-phosphate dehydrogenase produces MSEKSYLSAGENVDESDVVRVALNGFGRIGRNIFRAVLDNPKAELVAINDVMDFDDMAYLAKYDSVMGRLDGVERDGDALTIEGTSVGLYNVQSPAELPWGELDVDVALECTGIFRTKEDASAHLDAGADKVVISAPPKGDEPVKQIVYGVNHDEYEGEDIVSNASCTTNSVTPVAKVLDDEFGIENGLLTTVHAYTGSQNLIDGPHSKQRRGRAAAENIVPTTTGAAQATTDILPQLDGKLDGMAIRVPVVNGSLTELVVRLEDKPSVDEINDAFRAAADSGPLAGVLGYTDDEVTSRDILGLPFSSTVDLNTTNQVNDGGLYKILTWYDNEYGFSNRMLDVAHFITHQ; encoded by the coding sequence ATGAGTGAAAAATCCTACCTCAGCGCGGGCGAGAACGTGGACGAGTCGGACGTGGTGCGGGTGGCACTCAACGGATTCGGCCGAATCGGTCGGAACATCTTCCGTGCCGTCCTCGACAATCCCAAGGCCGAACTGGTCGCCATCAACGACGTCATGGACTTCGACGACATGGCGTATCTGGCGAAGTACGACTCCGTCATGGGTCGCCTCGACGGCGTCGAACGCGACGGTGACGCCCTGACCATCGAAGGGACGTCGGTCGGACTGTACAACGTCCAGTCCCCGGCAGAACTGCCGTGGGGCGAACTCGACGTCGACGTGGCACTCGAGTGTACGGGTATCTTCCGGACGAAGGAAGACGCCTCGGCCCACCTTGACGCGGGCGCGGACAAAGTCGTCATCTCCGCACCGCCGAAGGGCGACGAACCGGTCAAGCAAATCGTCTACGGTGTCAACCACGACGAGTACGAGGGCGAAGACATCGTCTCGAACGCCTCCTGTACGACGAACTCCGTCACGCCAGTGGCGAAAGTCCTCGACGACGAGTTCGGCATCGAGAACGGCCTCCTGACGACGGTTCACGCCTACACGGGAAGCCAGAACCTCATCGACGGCCCCCACTCGAAACAGCGCCGTGGCCGCGCCGCCGCCGAGAACATCGTCCCGACGACGACGGGTGCCGCACAGGCGACGACCGATATTTTGCCCCAACTCGACGGCAAACTCGACGGGATGGCGATTCGCGTCCCCGTCGTCAACGGGTCGCTCACCGAACTCGTCGTTCGACTCGAAGACAAGCCGTCTGTCGACGAAATCAACGACGCCTTCCGCGCCGCTGCCGACTCCGGACCGCTGGCGGGCGTCCTCGGCTACACCGACGACGAAGTCACGTCGCGTGACATCCTCGGCCTGCCGTTCTCCAGCACCGTCGACCTCAACACGACGAATCAGGTCAACGACGGCGGCCTCTACAAGATTCTGACGTGGTACGACAACGAGTACGGGTTCTCCAACCGGATGCTCGACGTCGCACACTTCATCACGCACCAGTAA
- a CDS encoding phosphoglycerate kinase — MTFKTLDDLEPEQRVLVRLDLNSPVEDGEVQDNRRFDRHATTVKELAERGDKVILMAHQGRPGGDDFVSLEQHAAILADHVGRDVQFVADTYGDEAIDAIESLDAGEILLLENTRMCDEELPEEDPEVKADTEFVQTLAPHFDAYINDAYSAAHRSHASLVGFALELPAYAGRVMESEYEANSSIATREFDGQVTMVVGGTKATDVIDVMNNLGDKVDQFLLGGIAGELFLRAAGNDVGFDLDGMDFFDDQWEANRETIESLLDERGDQIKLAVDLAYEDENDERGEIAVANITEKDRPYLDVGSMTVDEYDPIIRDSEAVFVKGALGLFEDERFAVGTVGVLQAISETDCFSVVGGGDTSRAIEMYGMDEADFGHVSIAGGAYIRALTGAPLAGVEVLKQD, encoded by the coding sequence ATGACGTTCAAGACCCTCGACGACCTCGAACCCGAACAGCGCGTCCTCGTCCGTCTCGACCTCAACTCCCCCGTCGAAGACGGCGAAGTACAGGACAATCGTCGGTTCGACCGCCACGCGACGACGGTGAAGGAACTCGCCGAGCGTGGGGACAAAGTCATCTTGATGGCTCACCAGGGTCGCCCCGGCGGCGACGACTTCGTCTCGCTCGAACAGCACGCCGCCATCCTCGCCGACCACGTCGGCCGCGACGTGCAGTTCGTCGCCGACACCTACGGCGACGAGGCCATCGACGCCATCGAATCGCTCGACGCGGGCGAGATTCTTCTCCTCGAAAACACACGCATGTGCGACGAGGAACTCCCCGAAGAAGACCCTGAAGTCAAAGCAGATACCGAGTTCGTCCAGACGCTCGCGCCGCACTTCGACGCGTACATCAACGACGCCTACTCGGCGGCCCACCGGTCGCACGCCTCGCTCGTCGGGTTCGCGCTCGAACTACCCGCGTACGCCGGGCGCGTCATGGAGTCCGAGTACGAGGCGAACTCGTCTATCGCCACCCGCGAGTTCGACGGACAGGTCACGATGGTCGTCGGCGGCACGAAAGCGACCGACGTCATCGACGTGATGAACAACCTCGGCGACAAAGTCGACCAGTTCTTGCTCGGCGGCATCGCCGGTGAACTGTTCCTCCGCGCCGCCGGCAACGACGTCGGATTCGACCTCGACGGCATGGATTTCTTCGACGACCAGTGGGAGGCCAACCGCGAGACTATCGAGTCCCTGCTCGACGAACGCGGCGACCAAATCAAACTCGCCGTGGACCTCGCGTACGAAGACGAGAACGACGAACGCGGTGAGATTGCCGTCGCCAACATCACGGAGAAAGACCGCCCGTACCTCGACGTCGGGTCGATGACCGTCGACGAGTACGACCCCATCATCCGCGACTCGGAGGCCGTCTTCGTGAAGGGCGCACTCGGCCTGTTCGAAGACGAACGCTTCGCCGTCGGCACCGTCGGCGTCCTTCAGGCCATCTCGGAGACCGATTGCTTCTCCGTCGTCGGCGGCGGTGACACCTCTCGAGCCATCGAGATGTACGGCATGGACGAGGCCGACTTCGGCCACGTCTCTATCGCGGGCGGCGCGTACATCCGCGCCCTGACCGGTGCGCCACTCGCAGGCGTCGAAGTGCTGAAGCAGGACTGA
- a CDS encoding thiolase family protein has product MQDAYIVDAVRTPFGKRNGSFSGVHPQDLAAKPLLALEERVGFTGSEDPEDVIYGCVTPIGEQGMNIGRLAPMVAGWGDDIPGVQLNRMCGSGQQAINFAAGQIRGEMHDVLVAGGVEHMTRVPMASDSAVDRLTFADPANVSATYFDHYDELTSQGEGAERIAEQWGLSRDDVDQIAVDSQSRWGRAVEAGKYDGQVVPVEVDGDSDGGTRVVEQDEHPRPETDVETLGKLPLAFRDEGEGVIHPGNASGIVDGAAATLVASGDACEEYGWEPKARIVDTHVVGVDPKTMLTGPIPATNEILDENGLDIDDIDRFEVNEAFASVIGAWLDETGAEWEKTNVWGGAIAHGHPLGATGAALLGKLPYQLEECGGRYGLCTMCIGFGQGIATLVERV; this is encoded by the coding sequence ATGCAGGACGCGTACATCGTGGACGCCGTGCGGACGCCCTTCGGGAAGCGAAACGGGTCGTTCAGCGGCGTCCACCCGCAGGACCTCGCGGCGAAACCGCTGCTCGCGCTGGAAGAGCGGGTCGGGTTCACGGGCAGCGAAGACCCGGAAGACGTCATCTACGGATGCGTCACGCCCATCGGCGAACAGGGGATGAACATCGGGCGACTGGCACCGATGGTCGCCGGGTGGGGCGACGACATTCCGGGAGTCCAACTCAATCGGATGTGTGGGTCCGGCCAGCAGGCTATCAACTTCGCGGCGGGCCAAATCAGAGGCGAGATGCACGACGTTCTCGTCGCCGGCGGCGTCGAACATATGACGCGCGTCCCGATGGCGTCGGACTCTGCCGTCGACCGATTGACGTTCGCGGACCCGGCGAACGTCTCTGCGACCTACTTCGACCACTACGACGAACTCACGTCGCAGGGAGAAGGTGCCGAGCGAATCGCCGAACAGTGGGGCCTCTCGCGAGACGACGTGGACCAGATTGCAGTCGACTCACAGTCACGGTGGGGACGCGCCGTCGAGGCAGGAAAGTACGACGGACAGGTCGTCCCAGTCGAAGTCGACGGCGACAGCGACGGCGGGACACGCGTCGTCGAGCAAGACGAACACCCGCGCCCGGAGACGGACGTGGAGACGCTTGGAAAACTCCCGCTCGCGTTCCGCGACGAGGGCGAAGGCGTCATCCATCCCGGGAACGCCTCCGGTATCGTCGACGGCGCGGCGGCGACGCTCGTCGCATCCGGCGACGCCTGCGAGGAGTACGGATGGGAGCCGAAAGCGCGAATCGTCGACACCCACGTCGTCGGCGTCGACCCGAAAACGATGCTCACGGGACCGATACCGGCGACGAACGAGATACTCGACGAAAACGGGTTAGATATCGACGACATCGACCGATTCGAGGTGAACGAAGCGTTCGCGTCGGTCATCGGCGCATGGCTTGACGAAACCGGTGCAGAGTGGGAGAAGACGAACGTCTGGGGCGGGGCCATCGCACACGGGCATCCGCTCGGCGCGACGGGGGCGGCACTCCTCGGCAAACTTCCGTATCAACTCGAAGAGTGCGGCGGGCGGTACGGCCTGTGTACGATGTGTATCGGGTTCGGACAGGGAATCGCGACGCTGGTCGAACGCGTCTGA
- a CDS encoding metallophosphoesterase gives MKLGVVSDTHDNLDYVEAAVAHFEAEDVDVVVHCGDIVSPFSATPFDADFEFHAVRGNNDGEWKLRGIVQSIGTYHDDFAHLTLDGQEIAVYHGTESGLVDALIESGDYDYVLRGHTHEKTLEYHGKTTHINPGGLPIPGADESFHVAVVDLGTGNVSFETL, from the coding sequence ATGAAACTCGGTGTCGTCTCCGATACGCACGACAACCTCGACTACGTCGAGGCGGCGGTAGCACACTTCGAAGCAGAAGACGTGGACGTGGTCGTCCACTGCGGGGACATCGTCTCGCCCTTCTCGGCCACGCCGTTCGACGCGGACTTCGAGTTCCACGCAGTCCGCGGCAACAACGACGGCGAGTGGAAACTCCGGGGCATCGTCCAGTCGATTGGTACCTACCACGACGACTTCGCCCACCTGACACTCGATGGACAGGAGATAGCCGTCTACCACGGAACCGAATCGGGTCTCGTCGACGCCCTCATCGAATCAGGGGACTACGACTACGTCCTCCGCGGCCACACCCACGAAAAGACGCTCGAATATCACGGCAAGACGACGCACATCAACCCCGGTGGACTGCCGATTCCGGGGGCGGACGAATCGTTCCACGTCGCCGTCGTAGACTTGGGAACTGGAAACGTCTCGTTCGAGACGCTGTAG
- a CDS encoding type II glyceraldehyde-3-phosphate dehydrogenase → MIRVGVNGYGTIGKRVADAVEAQPDMEIIGVAKTQPNFEAHTAVKRGYPMYAAIPERAPLFAEAGIELAGEVDELVAEADVIVDCTPSGIGAKNRELYETHHTPAIFQGGEDADVADVSFNARSNYAAARDADYVRVVSCNTTGLSRIIAPLEEEYGVEKVRATLVRRGGDPGQNSRGPINDILPNPIKVPSHHGPDVKTIFPDLEIDTLGLKVPATLMHVHALNVTLEDDVTGAHVRQLLEGEDRIYVIPEGLGIDGAGKLKDLALDAERPRGDLWENCVWGESIGVNGRDLYLFQAIHQESDVIPENVDAIRAMFELEDQKTSMELTDRKLGVGISGDPSGFSEQARAEFADD, encoded by the coding sequence ATGATACGAGTGGGTGTCAACGGCTACGGTACAATCGGAAAGCGCGTCGCCGACGCGGTCGAGGCGCAACCCGACATGGAGATTATCGGCGTAGCCAAGACGCAACCCAACTTCGAAGCGCACACTGCCGTCAAACGCGGGTACCCGATGTACGCCGCCATTCCCGAGCGGGCACCACTGTTCGCCGAGGCTGGCATCGAACTCGCTGGCGAGGTAGACGAACTCGTCGCCGAGGCAGACGTCATCGTCGACTGTACGCCCTCGGGCATCGGTGCGAAGAACCGAGAACTGTACGAGACCCACCACACGCCCGCCATCTTCCAGGGTGGCGAGGACGCCGACGTCGCCGACGTCAGTTTCAACGCACGGTCGAACTACGCCGCGGCACGCGACGCCGACTACGTCCGCGTCGTCTCGTGTAACACGACCGGTCTCTCGCGCATCATCGCGCCCCTCGAAGAGGAGTACGGTGTCGAGAAAGTTCGCGCGACGCTCGTCCGCCGTGGCGGCGACCCGGGCCAGAACTCTCGCGGCCCCATCAACGACATTCTGCCGAACCCAATCAAGGTGCCCTCGCACCACGGCCCCGACGTGAAGACCATCTTCCCCGACCTCGAAATCGACACGCTCGGCCTGAAGGTGCCGGCGACCCTGATGCACGTCCACGCCCTCAACGTCACGCTCGAAGACGACGTGACGGGTGCGCACGTCCGCCAACTGCTCGAAGGTGAAGACCGCATCTACGTCATCCCGGAGGGCCTCGGCATCGACGGCGCGGGCAAACTCAAGGACCTCGCACTCGACGCAGAACGCCCGCGCGGTGACCTCTGGGAGAACTGTGTCTGGGGCGAGTCCATCGGCGTGAACGGCCGTGACCTCTACCTCTTCCAGGCCATCCACCAGGAGTCCGACGTGATTCCCGAGAACGTCGACGCGATTCGCGCGATGTTCGAACTCGAAGACCAGAAGACGAGCATGGAACTCACCGACCGCAAACTCGGCGTCGGCATCTCCGGCGACCCTTCTGGATTCTCTGAACAGGCGCGCGCGGAGTTCGCCGACGACTAA
- a CDS encoding aminopeptidase: MTTDDSDLRAASETAVHQCLDLQPDESLLVVTDDKRQRIGEALYEVACDVTDDASIIRYPPGNQHGEEPPAPVAAAMAEADAFLAPTTKSLSHTRARGTACDAGARGATLPGITEDVFLTGLDADYDLIYDHSKAMLDAVGDADEVRVTTEKGTDITFVRGDREWLADTGDISDSGSFSNLPAGEIFLSPESATGTYVVDGTMMPHGLLDEGQDLRFEVEDGYVTEISDDDIREQVEAAAEEVGQDAFNLAEIGIGTNVGVTELVGSVLLDEKAAGTVHIAIGDDAGIGGDTDAPLHLDGIIRDPTVYADGEEVDLPQP, encoded by the coding sequence ATGACGACGGACGACTCCGACCTCCGCGCCGCCAGCGAGACGGCAGTCCACCAGTGTCTCGACCTCCAGCCCGACGAATCCCTCCTCGTCGTCACCGACGACAAACGCCAGCGCATCGGCGAGGCGCTCTACGAGGTTGCGTGCGACGTGACGGACGATGCATCCATCATCCGATACCCACCGGGGAACCAGCACGGCGAAGAACCGCCGGCACCCGTCGCCGCGGCGATGGCCGAAGCCGACGCCTTCCTCGCGCCGACGACGAAGAGCCTCAGCCACACTCGCGCCCGCGGCACCGCCTGTGACGCCGGTGCTCGCGGAGCGACGCTTCCGGGAATCACCGAAGACGTGTTCCTCACCGGCCTCGACGCCGACTACGACCTCATCTACGACCACAGCAAGGCGATGCTCGACGCCGTCGGCGACGCCGACGAAGTCCGCGTCACCACCGAGAAGGGGACGGACATCACGTTCGTCCGCGGTGACCGCGAATGGCTCGCCGACACGGGCGACATCTCTGACTCAGGCTCGTTCTCCAATCTCCCCGCGGGCGAAATCTTCCTCAGCCCCGAGTCCGCCACGGGCACCTACGTCGTCGACGGGACGATGATGCCCCACGGCCTCCTCGACGAGGGCCAAGACCTCCGCTTCGAAGTCGAAGACGGCTATGTCACCGAGATTTCGGACGACGACATCCGCGAACAGGTCGAAGCTGCCGCCGAAGAAGTCGGCCAAGACGCCTTCAACCTCGCCGAAATCGGCATCGGTACCAACGTCGGTGTGACCGAACTCGTTGGCTCAGTCCTCCTCGACGAGAAGGCCGCCGGCACGGTCCACATCGCCATCGGCGACGACGCGGGCATCGGCGGCGACACCGACGCCCCACTCCACCTCGACGGTATCATCCGTGACCCGACAGTGTACGCCGACGGCGAGGAAGTCGACCTGCCACAACCGTAG
- a CDS encoding outer membrane protein assembly factor BamB family protein encodes MVSPTRRQFLAAVGVSALSATTGCVSGGDHPTYEGTWSRRGFDDARTGFSPVTGPTGNLAVAWRADVFDAYPTSTPVVGDERVYYLHTRGGQDGEHESVVSAFDVATGGEIWQTTVSVASFDQIAYHHDSLVVANRRLYVRTFEGLHVLTTDGDLSWTHPVPTTEQSYPVVAPPIVSDGMAVTATFGDRTPPSGIVAVDAENGRPRWRAGFNARKVPWTLSASEGRVYVPFFDGDSGLVALDIRTGAQEWSLSLPVGGPVTIAGDTILVPLAGDPESIAAIDRRTFELLWLEPASRRAESGLAVAGGLVYYVTERMLVARRLDTGEPVWSFGPTPVVSLSWTPVVAGPNVYVVAERTNEPASPNYLYALDRSTGRNRGSGRILGSPDTAGLAVVDGAAYLALGRGELLCFESCGFAFGGRCLGQ; translated from the coding sequence GTGGTCAGTCCCACCCGTCGCCAGTTCCTCGCCGCTGTGGGCGTCTCTGCACTCTCGGCGACCACCGGGTGTGTCTCCGGGGGCGACCACCCAACCTACGAGGGGACGTGGTCGCGGCGCGGATTCGACGACGCGCGAACCGGTTTTTCACCGGTAACCGGCCCGACAGGAAATCTCGCCGTCGCGTGGCGTGCGGACGTGTTCGACGCCTACCCGACGAGTACGCCAGTCGTCGGCGACGAGCGAGTCTACTACCTGCACACGCGCGGCGGGCAAGACGGCGAACACGAGTCGGTCGTCTCCGCGTTCGACGTCGCAACGGGTGGGGAAATCTGGCAGACCACCGTCTCGGTGGCCTCCTTCGACCAGATTGCGTATCACCACGACTCGCTCGTCGTCGCCAATAGACGACTCTACGTTCGAACGTTCGAGGGACTGCACGTGCTGACGACCGACGGTGACCTGTCGTGGACCCATCCCGTCCCCACGACTGAGCAGTCGTATCCGGTCGTCGCACCTCCGATAGTCTCCGATGGAATGGCCGTGACGGCGACGTTCGGCGACCGAACGCCACCATCGGGTATCGTCGCCGTCGACGCCGAAAACGGCCGGCCACGGTGGCGTGCAGGGTTCAACGCTCGAAAGGTTCCGTGGACACTCTCTGCCAGCGAGGGGAGGGTCTACGTCCCGTTCTTCGACGGCGACTCGGGACTCGTCGCACTGGATATCAGAACCGGGGCACAGGAGTGGTCCCTCTCGCTCCCTGTCGGTGGGCCTGTGACCATCGCAGGCGACACGATACTCGTCCCACTCGCCGGCGACCCAGAATCTATCGCGGCTATCGACCGTCGAACGTTCGAACTTCTCTGGCTGGAACCGGCGAGCAGACGGGCCGAGTCAGGACTCGCCGTCGCGGGGGGACTCGTCTACTACGTCACCGAGAGGATGCTCGTCGCGAGACGACTCGACACCGGTGAACCCGTCTGGTCGTTCGGCCCGACGCCGGTCGTCTCACTCAGTTGGACGCCAGTGGTCGCGGGGCCGAACGTGTACGTCGTCGCCGAACGGACGAACGAACCGGCGTCGCCGAACTATCTCTACGCCCTCGACCGGTCGACTGGGAGGAACCGAGGGTCCGGGCGAATTCTGGGGTCACCGGACACCGCTGGGCTGGCCGTCGTCGATGGCGCGGCCTATCTCGCACTCGGGAGGGGCGAACTGCTGTGTTTCGAATCCTGTGGGTTCGCATTCGGTGGTCGCTGTCTCGGTCAGTGA